A region of the Candidatus Zixiibacteriota bacterium genome:
TCCTTGTCAACCAGCAGAGCGCACTTCGCTTCGGCGCCCTTTAACATCTTCGACAACAGGGTCTCGATCTGTCTGGTCTCTTCCTCGTAAATGATGAGAGTATCTTCGGACATTTAGACCTCCGTTATTCCTATTTAATACCGAACAACCGTTTGAAAAATCCGCGTTTCTTTTCCGTCTTGCGCCTTTTCAAAGGCGGCGCCATCGACGGTCGAGACGACTCGATCTGATCCATATCACTCTCCGGAACAGGTCGCTCCATCGATGGACTCTCCGTTACCGGGTGGGACTGCGGAGTTTCGATCGCGGCAGGAGTCGGCGACTCGGGATATTTCTTGCGGTCTCCGGGATACGGGCGATAATCAGAAGAGTCGGCAACCGGAGTTGCCTGACTCGGCATAGTCTGAGGAGCTTCAGCCTGTGGCATCGGCGGCGCCGAGGCGTTGGCCGGACCTCCCAGCAGCGGTTCATCGAATGAAGGCTGTTGTGACGCATCCGTTGCGGCAGACTCATTTGCCTGAGCTGTCGGAGCGCTGGGCGGCGGCGACGGCGGTTGCGGTGAAGCCACCGCCTGAATCGGCGTCTCTTCAGCCACGGCCGCAACCGGTTGTGGTTTATGAGCGACCGGATTGGTCTCAAGCGAAGGACGCGTCGATGAGGTTGTTCCGCCTGATTTGGCCTTATCAAGAACCAGCTTAATGATCAGCTTCAGGGTATCGAACACACCGTTGCCGACCGTGGCCGAAGCCTCAAAGGTGTGGCGTCCTTTGGGATTGAGACGAGCGTCAAGGTCGGCTACCGGCATCACTCCGGGCAGATCGCGCTTGTTGTACTGAATTACCAGCGGCATGTTGTCTATGTCGTAACCGTACTCGCGCAGGTTCTCTTCGAGGTTGATCAACGACTCGATATTTTCATCCATCTTGTCCGGTTGACTATCGGCAACGAACACAACGCCGTCCACGCCGCGCAGAACCAGCTTACGGGTGGCGTTGTAATATACCTGACCCGGAACGGTATAGAGCTGGAACTTGGCGGCGAAACCGTTGATGGTTCCGATGTTGATCGGCAGAAAATCGAAGTATAGAGTACGGTCCGCTTCCGTGGCCAGCGAAATCAGGTCGCCTCGCGTATTACCCGGAACCTTGCTGTGAACGTACTGCAGGTTGGTTGTCTTACCCGACAACCCCGGGCCGTAGTAGACGATCTTGCAGCAGACCTCGCGAGCCGAATAGTTAATTGAAACCATGGATTCCTTCCCGTACCTGCCTAAGCCGACACTCTGAGTTTGCTAATGGCATTCTTCATTTCCAGACGGACCAAGCCGATATTGACTTCCTTCTCGGTCGTAACCACGAGGATGCCCAATCCGGCGTCGCCAAAAAACAGCTTCCCGTTTTCGGCCTCGATCGTAACCTGGCTGAGGGGTCTGGTGTCCAGGCGTTCAAGCGACTTCTGGATGTTCGAAGTGATCGACGCGGCCAGCGCCCCGATCGTATCGCCGTCAAACCCGGCATCGAGATCGGCAGCGATAACGATACCGTCATGACCCACGATCATCGAGCC
Encoded here:
- a CDS encoding roadblock/LC7 domain-containing protein: MYEVLSDLNKATGVTGSMIVGHDGIVIAADLDAGFDGDTIGALAASITSNIQKSLERLDTRPLSQVTIEAENGKLFFGDAGLGILVVTTEKEVNIGLVRLEMKNAISKLRVSA